One Cucurbita pepo subsp. pepo cultivar mu-cu-16 chromosome LG20, ASM280686v2, whole genome shotgun sequence genomic window carries:
- the LOC111783423 gene encoding phosphatase IMPL1, chloroplastic: MALSISFSTNIHCPSSPISRSISSLNPCVGVLFNARRDYNRGFPLIGSLHTKLAKTRAALSEISYRKQYPKVGAKSIGPIPPAQLIQVVENAAKTGAEVVMDAVNKPRNIEYKGLTDLVTETDKTSEAAILEVVRKNFKDHLILGEEGGVIGDSSSDYLWCIDPLDGTTNFAHGYPSFAVSVGVLFRGNPAAAAVVEFVGGPMCWNTRIFTATAGGGAFCNGQKIHVSQTSQVERSLLVTGFGYEHDDPWATNMDLFKEFTDVSRGVRRLGAAAVDMSHVALGIVEAYWEYRLKPWDMAAGVLIVEEAGGAVTRMDGEKFSVFDRSVLVSNGIVHDKLLEKIGSATEKLKGKGLDFSLWYKPENYQTDL, from the exons ATGGCCCTCTCCATTTCCTTCTCGACGAACATCCACTGCCCATCTTCTCCGATTTCCAGATCAATTTCCTCTCTCAATCCATGCGTCGGTGTTCTTTTTAACGCCAGGAGAGATTACAATCGTGGATTTCCGCTAATTGGATCATTGCACACCAAATTGGCGAAAACCAGGGCTGCTTTGTCTGAAATTTCTTACCGCAAGCAGTACCCAAAAGTGGGTGCCAAATCTATTGGACCCATTCCACCTGCCCAGCTAATTCAAGTCGTTGAGAATGCTGCCAAGACTGGTGCCGAG GTGGTGATGGATGCTGTTAATAAGCCTCGAAATATCGAATATAAAGGACTGACGGACTTAGTAACCGA AACAGATAAAACGAGCGAGGCTGCTATTCTAGAAGTCGTCAGAAAGAATTTTAAGGACCACCTTATCCTTGGAGAGGAGGGAGGAGTCATAGGAGACTCGTCATCTGATTATCTTTGGTGCATTGATCCTTTAG ATGGAACAACAAATTTTGCACACGGCTACCCTTCCTTTGCGGTATCTGTTGGAGTCTTATTTCGGGGAAATCCTGCTGCTGCAGCCGTG GTAGAGTTTGTTGGAGGCCCTATGTGTTGGAACACTCGCATATTTACTGCAACTGCTG GTGGGGGAGCATTCTGTAATGGCCAAAAGATTCACGTGAGTCAAACTAGCCAG GTGGAACGATCTCTTCTAGTTACCGGATTTGGATATGAACATGACGATCCATGGGCTACAAATATggatttatttaaagaattcaCAGATGTCAGCAGG GGAGTGAGAAGGCTCGGTGCGGCAGCAGTCGACATGAGCCATGTAGCTCTAGGAATTGTAGAAGCATATTGGGAGTATCGCCTGAAGCCATGGGATATGGCTGCAGGTGTTTTG ATAGTTGAAGAAGCAGGCGGAGCAGTGACTCGCATGGATGGTGAAAAGTTCAGTGTATTTGATAGATCTGTTTTGGTTTCTAATGGTATCGTACATGACAAG CTTTTGGAGAAAATTGGTTCTGCAACAGAGAAACTTAAAGGCAAAGGACTTGATTTCTCATTGTGGTATAAGCCAGAGAACTATCAGACAGATCTTTGA
- the LOC111783337 gene encoding SNF1-related protein kinase regulatory subunit beta-2-like, giving the protein MGNVNGREYVDEEDDDENEEEVEEEGLIVHEGVAVADGAHILYRPQGVCQKLLGGQSPPQSPTATRSPLIFTPQVPLTPLRKPDEMLVISQSQMMQGSLGYEETCEQSIPTMITWTYGGKEVAIEGSWDLWRTRTPLQRSGRDFTIMKVLPAGVYQYRFLVDGQWRYSPELPWGQDDVGNAYNVLDLQDNVPEDIESISSFEPPQSPDSSYDNLLLGSDDYAKEPPLVPPHLQKTLLDSPSSYMEIPPCLSRPQHVVLNHLYMQRGKSGPSIVALGTTHRFLTKYVTVVLYKSFQR; this is encoded by the exons ATGGGTAACGTGAATGGGAGAGAGTATGTAgacgaagaagatgatgatgaaaatgaagaagaagtagaagaagagGGTTTAATTGTGCATGAGGGCGTCGCCGTGGCTGATGGGGCTCATATTCTATACCGCCCGCAAGGTGTTTGTCAAAAGTTGTTGGGCGGCCAGTCCCCTCCACAAAGCCCCACGGCCACTCGATCGCCATTGATTTTCACTCCTCAA GTTCCGCTCACTCCTCTACGAAAACCAGATGAGATGCTCGTAATTAGCCAATCCCAAATGATGCAAGGTTCCTTGGGTTATGAAGAAACGTGCGAACAAAGCATTCCAACCATGATTACATGGACTTATGGAGGAAAGGAAGTAGCTATTGAGGGATCATGGGATCTATGGAGAACAag AACGCCCTTGCAGAGATCAGGGAGAGACTTCACTATAATGAAAGTGCTTCCTGCTGGGGTTTATCAATATAGGTTTCTCGTGGACGGACAATGGAGGTATTCGCCGGAGTTGCCTTGGGGCCAAGATGATGTTGGCAACGCGTACAATGTTTTGGACTTGCAG GACAACGTGCCCGAAGATATCGAAAGCATCTCTAGCTTCGAGCCTCCTCAGTCACCAGACTCGAGCTATGACAATTTACTACTCGGGTCTGATGACTACGCAAAAGAACCGCCATTGGTTCCCCCACACCTACAGAAGACACTGCTCGATTCGCCATCATCATACATGGAGATTCCACCCTGTCTGTCAAGGCCACAACATGTAGTATTGAATCATCTTTACATGCAGAGAGGGAAGAGCGGTCCATCGATTGTTGCACTCGGTACGACACATCGGTTTCTAACCAAGTATGTAACTGTTGTGCTCTACAAGTCTTTCCAAAGGTAA